A genomic stretch from Terriglobales bacterium includes:
- a CDS encoding HslU--HslV peptidase proteolytic subunit, protein MKKPENMRVRSTTVLSVRRDGKVVMAGDGQVTLGEGVVKHSARRIRRLYGDKILAGFAGSTADAFALFARFE, encoded by the coding sequence ATGAAAAAGCCAGAAAACATGCGGGTGCGGTCCACCACGGTGCTCTCGGTGCGGCGCGACGGCAAGGTGGTGATGGCGGGCGACGGCCAGGTCACCCTGGGCGAAGGCGTGGTCAAGCACAGCGCGCGCAGGATCCGCCGCCTCTACGGCGACAAGATCCTGGCCGGCTTTGCGGGCTCGACCGCCGACGCCTTCGCCCTGTTCGCGCGCTTCGAGG
- a CDS encoding MFS transporter gives MSAHPQRRVLLCLATAELLAMSLWFTGTAVLPQLARQWHAGLDVTSWLTIAVQLGFVAGALVIAVFNLSDVFAPTRVFALCSVAAAAANAAFAAVAGRHVAAAIALRFLTGAFLAGVYPTGMKLVAGWFRQGRGLALGVLIGALTVGSALPHGVRALGELDWRAVVLSSSALALAAAALVAFGVHEGPYATSNPPFRFTQIGETFRNRRLRLANLGYLGHMWELYSMWGWIAVLLAAAGSSYPRSLVEMGAFCAIAIGAVGCVWAGRASDGRAGEPYEGHAHLCRRARVTIVAMAVSGACCLLAAAVFQHFLLLLAVALVWGIAVVADSAQFSAIISEVSNWSYVGTALTTQVALGFLLTTVSLRLTAALAASSGWRWAAASLALGPALGILAMRRLMALSAATQPDAQRVAASASTSAELES, from the coding sequence GTGTCGGCCCATCCCCAACGCCGCGTGCTGCTCTGCCTGGCCACCGCCGAGCTGCTAGCCATGTCGCTGTGGTTCACCGGGACGGCGGTGCTGCCGCAGCTCGCCCGCCAGTGGCACGCGGGGCTGGACGTCACCTCCTGGCTGACCATCGCGGTGCAGCTGGGCTTCGTAGCCGGCGCCCTGGTCATCGCCGTCTTCAATCTCTCCGACGTCTTCGCGCCCACCCGCGTCTTCGCTCTTTGCAGCGTGGCCGCGGCCGCCGCCAACGCCGCCTTCGCCGCGGTCGCCGGACGCCACGTGGCTGCCGCCATCGCCTTGCGCTTTCTCACCGGGGCCTTCCTTGCCGGCGTCTATCCCACCGGCATGAAGCTGGTGGCAGGGTGGTTCCGCCAGGGACGCGGCCTCGCCTTGGGCGTGCTCATCGGGGCGCTCACCGTGGGCTCGGCCCTGCCCCACGGCGTGCGCGCCCTGGGCGAACTCGACTGGCGCGCGGTGGTGCTCTCCAGCTCCGCGTTGGCGCTCGCGGCCGCCGCCCTGGTCGCCTTCGGGGTGCACGAAGGGCCGTACGCCACGAGCAATCCGCCCTTCCGCTTCACCCAGATCGGGGAGACCTTCCGCAACCGCCGCCTGCGCCTGGCCAACCTGGGCTACCTGGGACACATGTGGGAGCTCTACTCCATGTGGGGATGGATCGCGGTGCTGCTGGCCGCCGCCGGAAGTTCCTATCCGCGCAGCCTGGTGGAGATGGGGGCTTTCTGCGCTATCGCCATCGGGGCCGTGGGCTGCGTGTGGGCGGGCCGCGCCAGCGACGGCCGCGCCGGCGAGCCCTACGAGGGGCACGCGCATCTCTGCCGCCGCGCCCGCGTCACCATCGTGGCCATGGCCGTGAGCGGGGCCTGCTGCCTGCTGGCCGCCGCCGTCTTCCAGCACTTCCTGCTGCTGCTGGCGGTGGCGCTGGTGTGGGGGATCGCGGTGGTGGCCGACTCGGCCCAGTTCTCCGCCATCATCAGCGAGGTCTCGAACTGGTCGTATGTGGGGACGGCGCTCACCACCCAGGTGGCGCTGGGCTTCCTGCTGACCACGGTCTCGCTGCGCCTCACGGCGGCGCTGGCCGCAAGCTCCGGCTGGCGCTGGGCCGCGGCCAGCCTGGCCCTGGGACCCGCGCTGGGCATCCTGGCCATGCGCCGCCTCATGGCGCTTTCCGCCGCGACGCAGCCGGACGCGCAGCGCGTCGCTGCGTCTGCCTCGACTTCCGCAGAACTTGAGTCCTGA